The DNA sequence CACCGCGATGCGCGGCATGCCGGACGCGGAACTCGACGACCTGGTCGCCACGGTCGCCGTCGCCCGGCACGTCCTCGGCCCGTCCGCCTGCCTCCAGGCCCCGCCGAACCTGGTCGACGCCGAGTACGGGCGGCTGATCGCGGCCGGCATCGACGACTGGGGCGGGGTCTCCCCGCTCACCATCGACCACGTCAACCCCGAGCGCCCCTGGCCGCGGATCGACGAACTCGCCGAGAAGTCCCGCGCCGCCGGCTTCGAGCTGCGTGAACGCCTCTGCGTCTACCCGGAGTTCGTCCGGCGCGGCGAACCCTGGCTGGACCCGCGGCTGCGCCCGCACGTCGCCGCCCTCGCCGACCCCGACACCGGCCTCGCCCGCCCCGGCGCCCTCCCGGAGGGCCTGCCCTGGCAGGAGCCGGACGAGGCGTTCACCGCGAGCGGCCGCACCGACCTGCACCGCACCATCGACACCGAGGGCCGCACCGGCGACCGCCGCGACGACTTCGACGAGGTCTACGGCGACTGGGACGCCCTGCGCGAGGCCGCCGCCCCCGGCATGGTCCCCGAGCGCATCGACACCGACGTCCGCGAGGCCCTGCGCACGGCGGCCGACGACCCGACGAGGCTCACCGACGCCGAGGCCCTCGCCCTGCTGCACGCCGACGGCCCGGCGCTGGACGCCCTGTGCCGGATCGCGGACGACGTCCGCAAGGCGGCGGTGGGCGACGACGTCACCTACATCGTCACCCGCAACATCAACTTCACCAACGTCTGCTACACCGGCTGCCGCTTCTGCGCCTTCGCCCAGCGCCGCACCGACGCCGACGCCTACACGCTCTCCCTGGACCAGGTCGCCGACCGCGCCCAGCAGGCGTGGGACGTGGGCGCGGTGGAGGTCTGCATGCAGGGCGGCATCCACCCGGACCTGCCCGGCACCGCCTACTTCGACATCGCGCGGGCGGTGAAGGAACGCGTCCCCGGCATGCACGTGCATGCCTTCTCCCCGATGGAGGTCGTCAACGGCGCGACCCGCACCGGCCTGTCCATCCGCGAGTGGCTGACGGCGGCCAAGGAGGCGGGCCTGGACACCATCCCCGGCACGGCGGCGGAGATCCTCGACGACGAGGTCCGCTGGATCCTGACCAAGGGCAAACTCCCGGCGGCCACCTGGACCGAGGTGGTGACGACCGCCCACGAGCTGGGCATCCGCTCCTCCTCGACGATGATGTACGGCCACGTCGACCAGCCCCGCCACTGGCTGGGGCACCTCAGGACGCTGGCCGGCATCCAGCAGCGGACGGGCGGCTTCACGGAGTTCGTCACCCTCCCCTTCGTGCACACCAACGCCCCCGTCTACCTGGCCGGCATCGCCCGCCCCGGCCCGACGGTCCGCGACAACCGCGCGGTCACGGCGATGGCCCGGCTGCTGCTGCACCCGCACATCCCCAACATCCAGACGAGCTGGGTGAAACTGGGCACGGAGGGCGCGGCCGAAATGCTGCGCTCCGGCGCGAACGACCTCGGCGGCACGCTGATGGAGGAGACGATCTCCCGCATGGCGGGCTCCTCCTACGGCTCCTACAAGTCCGTCAAGGACCTCGTCGCGGTGGCGGAGGCGGCCGGCCGGCCGGCGAAACCCCGTACCACCCTCTACGGCGAGGTCCCCGAGGAGCGCCGCCGCACGGCGGAGGCATCGGACGGGCACCTGCCGGACCTGCTGCCGGTGCTGGACTGAGACGGGCGGGGCGGGGGCCGGGACGGGCGGCGCGGGCGCAGGGACGGGCAGGGCGGGGGCCGGGACGGGCAGTAGGATGATCCGACCCGCGTTCCATGGGGATCCGTAGCTTCCATGGGGACCGTAGCTGAGGAGATGCGTACCGGTGTCTGCCCGTCTTCCTTCGTGGGCCTGGGTGACCGGGCTGACCACGGGGGCGATAGCCGTGGTGGCCGTGCTTGCCGTCCAGGCGGACCAGGGGACGAAGCCCACCGCCGCCACCAGCCGGCCCAGCCCGTCGGCGACGGCGGACGCGAAGCCGTCCGCGAAGCCGGAGGAGGAGAAGCCGGTGGCCGTACCGGCGGAATCGGGCACCGGCCGCCGGATCGTCTACTCCCTCGGCCAGAAGCGCGTGTGGCTGGTCGACGCCAGCGACGCGCCCCGCCACTCCTTCACGGTCTGGCCGGGAACGGTCTCCCCGGACCCCGGCACGTACACGATCGGCGAGCGCACCGAGGCCACCACCGGCAGCGACGGCGTCCCGGTCGAGCACATCATGTACTTCACCCAGAAGTCCGGTGTCTTCGTCGCCTTCTCCAACGCGGTGGACGGATCCTCGCCCTCGCCCGCGGACCCGGGCGCGCGGACCGGCGGCATCCGCGTCACCAAGACCGACGGCCGCGCCCTGTGGACCTTCGGCACGGCGGGCACCCCGGTCAGCGTCGTGGAGTAGGCGTCCGCGCCCCTTCGGGCCTTGCCGGCCACCGCGTGAGCGGGCCGGTGGTCCCCGGGCGGCGGCCCCTCAGTCGGTCCCGGACCTCTCGGCGGCCCCTCAGTCGGTCCCGGACCTCTCGACGGCCCCCGGCAGGTGGTTGACCAGCAGCACCACGCCACTGAAGACGAACACCCTCAGGGCCGCGTCCAGGCCGTTCCAGTCCTCCGACTGCCACATCGCGAACCACTCGCCGCCGATCGCCATGAAACCGGCGCCGAAGAGGAGCATGGTCATCAGCAGGCCGTAGGTGGAGAAGCGCCGGGCGCGCGCCCCGTCGCCG is a window from the Streptomyces capillispiralis genome containing:
- a CDS encoding bifunctional FO biosynthesis protein CofGH; this translates as MTTSATHGTGGPTENSLRRALKRARDGVSLDVSEAAVLLQARGEHLQDLSASAARVRDAGLEAAGRPGVITYSKSVFVPLTRLCRDKCHYCTFVTVPGKLRRAGHGMFMSPDEVLDIARRGAAAGCKEALITLGDKPEDRWPEAREWLDAHGYDDTIAYVRAISIRILEETGLLPHLNPGVLTWTDFQRLKPVAPSMGMMLETTATRLWSEPGGPHHGSPDKEPAVRLRVLEDAGRSSVPFTSGLLIGIGETYEERAESLFALRKISRAHHGIQELIIQNFRAKPDTAMRGMPDAELDDLVATVAVARHVLGPSACLQAPPNLVDAEYGRLIAAGIDDWGGVSPLTIDHVNPERPWPRIDELAEKSRAAGFELRERLCVYPEFVRRGEPWLDPRLRPHVAALADPDTGLARPGALPEGLPWQEPDEAFTASGRTDLHRTIDTEGRTGDRRDDFDEVYGDWDALREAAAPGMVPERIDTDVREALRTAADDPTRLTDAEALALLHADGPALDALCRIADDVRKAAVGDDVTYIVTRNINFTNVCYTGCRFCAFAQRRTDADAYTLSLDQVADRAQQAWDVGAVEVCMQGGIHPDLPGTAYFDIARAVKERVPGMHVHAFSPMEVVNGATRTGLSIREWLTAAKEAGLDTIPGTAAEILDDEVRWILTKGKLPAATWTEVVTTAHELGIRSSSTMMYGHVDQPRHWLGHLRTLAGIQQRTGGFTEFVTLPFVHTNAPVYLAGIARPGPTVRDNRAVTAMARLLLHPHIPNIQTSWVKLGTEGAAEMLRSGANDLGGTLMEETISRMAGSSYGSYKSVKDLVAVAEAAGRPAKPRTTLYGEVPEERRRTAEASDGHLPDLLPVLD